The Agelaius phoeniceus isolate bAgePho1 chromosome 4, bAgePho1.hap1, whole genome shotgun sequence genome includes a region encoding these proteins:
- the ASB5 gene encoding ankyrin repeat and SOCS box protein 5 isoform X3, with the protein MSRIYNCNWLEVPWGDGDLGSWADRSPLHEAASQGRLLSLKTLLSQGYNVDTLTIDQVTPLHEACLGDHVGCARILLEAGANVNATTIDGVTPLFNACSRGSAACAELLLQYGAKAQWESCLPSPTHEAASRGHSECLEVLISWGIDVDQDLPHLGTPLYVACVSQQIHCIRKLLYAGANVQKGKHLQTPLHAAAQHSSTEIVNLLLEFGADINAKNSDFERPVDLAAPSSLVERLLLFHEATPSSLCQLCRLCIRNYIGRARLHLVPQLQLPTILKNFLQYR; encoded by the exons ATGAGTAGGATTTATAATTGCAATTGGCTGGAAGTGCCATGGGGAGATGGAGATTTAG GTTCTTGGGCAGATCGCTCACCTCTGCATGAGGCAGCCAGCCAAGGACGTCTTCTTTCTCTGAAGACTTTATTGTCACAG GGGTACAATGTAGACACACTAACAATTGACCAAGTAACTCCACTTCACGAAGCCTGCCTGGGAGACCATGTAGGATGTGCAAGAATCCTCCTTGAAGCAGGAGCAAAT GTAAATGCTACAACAATTGATGGCGTAACACCTTTATTTAATGCCTGTTCGAGAGGCAGTGCAGCATGTGCTGAGCTCCTGTTACAGTACGGTGCCAAAGCTCAGTGGGAGTCCTGTCTGCCATCACCAACACATGAAGCAGCCAGCAGAG GTCACAGTGAATGTCTGGAGGTACTGATATCCTGGGGTATAGATGTTGACCAAGATCTTCCTCATTTAGGAACACCTCTGTATGTAGCTTGTGTTTCACAGCAGATCCATTGCATTCGAAAGCTTCTTTATGCAG GTGCCAACGTGCAGAAGGGAAAGCATTTGCAAACTCCACTCCATGCTGCTGCCCAGCATTCTAGTACAGAGATTGTAAACTTACTCCTTGAATTTGGGGCAGACATAAATGccaaaaattcagattttgagAGGCCTGTTGATTTAGCTGCCCCAAGCAGTTTAGTGGAGAGACTGCTGCTCTTCCACGAAG CCACACCATCTTCTCTTTGTCAGCTCTGCCGACTATGTATCCGAAATTACATAGGAAGAGCTAGACTGCATCTTGTTCCACAACTCCAGTTGCCAACAATACTTAAGAATTTCTTACAGTATAGATAA